The nucleotide sequence TTGAAGGAGCTCTCACTCGATGCGAACGGCGTCGCCGCGCTGGTGCGAGATTATCTGCCGGTCATCGAAGCTTTCGAGCCGAGCTATATCGAGGAGATGCGCGGCATCGCCGAAGGCGCCGACATTCCATTCGAGGATATCGTCCTGCTCAACGCCCGCACCGAAATCATCAAGCTGGCGAACCCGGCGATCCGTGCGCGCCTGAAAACGCCGGAGGATCCGGACGGTTGCACCGGCGTCGTCGTGATGCCGCAGGCGACGGCCAATGACCGGCTGATCCACGCCCAGAACTGGGACTGGAAGCGTGAATGCGCCGAAACGGCGGTGGTGCTGAAGGTGCGACGCGACGACGGCCCCGACCTCATGACCTTTACCGAAGCCGGCGCGCTCGGCCGCTGCGGCTTCAATGCCGTCGGCATCGCGATCACCGCCAATTATCTCGAAAGCGACCGCGACTACCGCCGGGTTGGCGTGCCGCTGGCACTGATCCGCCGCAAGGTTCTCGAGAACGAGCATCTCGCGCTGGCCATGCGCACCGTCTACTGCACCCAGAAATCCGCGGCCAACAACATGATCGTCAGCCATCGCGAGGGTGTGGCGATCGATTTCGAGTGCGCTCCCGACGAGACGTTCCAGGTGCATCCGCAGAACGGCCTGCTGGTCCACGCCAATCACTTCGTCAGCCCGGTCGCGCTCGGCAAGCTCAAGGACACCGGCATCTTCAACACGCCGGATAGTCTCTACCGCGATATCCGCGTCCGCGATCTGCTTCAGCCGCATATCGGCAGCATCACCTTCGACACGGTCAAGAACGCCCTGTTCGACGAGTTCGCCTATCCCTGGTCGGTCTGCCGTCCGCCGCGCCGCAATCTCAGCAACAATCTCAGCGCTTCCGTCGCGATGATCCTGATGGAGCCGGCGAGCGGTGTGATGCAGGCGGTGCCGCTGCCGGCGCTCAACCGCGAGTTCACCACCTACAAGCTCGAGATCGACGAGATCGGGCGTGCCGCGTTCGAGCGGTCGGCTGCGGCGGGGGCGGCGTGATGCGGCGGCGTCGACCATCGCCGCCATGGGCGCTCGGTCTGGCCGCATTGGCCCTGCTGGCGACGCTGGGGAAGGCCGGCGCCGAGACCTTGCTGCGGACGCGGCTCAACGCCGACATCCGCTCGACCGATCCCGGCACCAATCGCGACGCCAATACGGACGCGGTGGTCGCGCACATCGTGGAAGGGCTGGTCGCCTTCCGCGACGATACCTCGATCGGTCCGATGCTGGCCGAGAGCTGGGCCGTTTCGAACGAAGGCAAGACCTACACGTTCCGGCTGCGCCAGGGCGTCAAGTTCCACAACGGCGCGGCCATGACCGCGGATGACGTGGTCTGGTCGCTGAAGCGCTGGCTCGACCCGGCGACGCAATGGCGCTGCTTGTCCGAGTTCAGCGCCACCGGCATCGCGCGGATCGAGAAGATCGAGGCGCCGGATGCGCAGACCGTCGCCATTACGCTGGATCAGCCGACAGCCCTGTTTCTCCCGACCCTGGCGCGCCCCGACTGCGGCCAGACCGCGATCATCCACCGCGATTCCGTCGGCCCCGATGGCAAGTGGATCACCCCTGTTGGCACCGGCCCGTTCAAGCTCGGTGAGTGGAAGCGGGGGCAGTATATGGATCTGATCCGTTTCGACGGCTACGTCTCGCGTAGCGAGCCGCGCACCGGCTACACCGGCGCCAAGGACGTCAAAGTCGATCGCGTGCGCTTCAATGTGATCCCGGACAGTTCGGCGGCGAAAGCGGGACTGCTCAGCGGCTCGCTCGACGTCATCATGAGCCTGTCGATCCCCGATCTCGAAGAGCTCAAGTCGCGTCCCGAGGTGCAGCTCAGCATCACGCCCGCGCTCGGCCTCACCGGCATCCTGTTCCAGACCAGGGATCCCCTGCTGAAGGACGTACGGATCCGCCGCGCGATTGCGCTCTCCATCGACACCGCGCAGATCGTCGACGCCGTGATGATGGGCACCGCGCGCCCCAACAATTCCGCGCTGCCGCTCGGCAGCCCGTTCTACAGCGAGGCGCAGTCGCACGGCTACACGCAGAACATCGCGGAAGCCAAGAAGCTGCTGCTGGAAGCCGGCTATCGCGGCCAGCCGATCAAGATGATCACCAACAAGCGCTACAGCTTCGTGTTCGATTCCTCCGTGCTGGTGCAGGCGATGGCACAGGCCGTCGGCATCAATATCGAGCTGGAGGTGATGGATTGGGCAGCGCAGCTCGACCGCTACAACCGCGGCGATTACCAGTCGATGGCCTTCGTCTATTCGGCGCGGCTCGATCCGTCCCTGAGCTTCGAGATGCTGACCGGACCGAAGGCGTCGCAGCCGCGCAAGGTCTGGGACAATCCGGAAGGGCAGGAGATGTTGCGCCAGTCGATGATGATCGACGATACCGCGAAGCGGCAGGCGCTGTTTGACGAGATGCACAAGCGCTTCATCGCCGACGTGCCGATGATCGCGCTGTTCAATGGCGCCGAGCTGACGGCGCTGCGCAAGAGCATCAAGGGCTATGCCGGCTGGCTCTATCCGGAGCCGCGGTTCTGGGGCGTCATGGTCGAGTAGGACGGCGTCATGTTGGGTTACCTCGCAAGACGGCTGGCAATGACTGTCCCGACACTGCTGCTGGTCGCGATCGGGGTCTTCGCGCTGGTCCGGCTCATCCCCGGCGATCCCGTGCAGGTGATGCTGGGCGATGCCGCCGATCCCGCGCAGGCGGCGCAGCTTCGTGCCCAACTTGGGCTCGACCAGCCGATGCCTGTGCAGTTCATGCACTGGATCGGCAAGCTGGCGGCCGGCGATTTCGGGCATTCCATCACCAACAACCTCGCGGTGCTGCCGCTGATCCTCGACCGCTTCCAGGTCAGCGCCGTCATCGTGCTGGTGGCGGTCGCGGCGGCCGCGTGCATCGCGGTCCCGGCCGGCCTCGTCGCTGCCTGGAAGCAGAACAGCCTGCTCGATCTCTCCGTCGTCGGCGGCGCTACGCTGCTGCTGTCGATCCCGAGCTTCTGGCTCGGCCTGCTGCTTCTGCTCCTGTTCGGGCTCAAGCTGAAATGGCTGCCGGTAATCGGCTATGTGCCGTTCGCCGAAAATGTCTGGCAGGCGGCGACCTTCATCGTGCTGCCGATCGCCACGCTCACCATGGTGGAGATCGGCGTGCTCACGCGCATGGCGCGCGCCGCATCCATCGAGGTGCTCAGGCTCGAATATGTCACGCATGCGCGCGCCAAGGGCGTGCCGGAATGGCGCGTGCTCGCCCGCCACGTGCTGCCGAACGCCTTTGCACCGACCTGGACGCTGATCGGCCTCGTGCTCGGCCATCTGCTCGGCGGGATCGCCGTGATCGAGACCGTGTTCACATTGCCCGGTCTCGGGCGGCTGCTCGTCGATTCGATCTTCGCGCGGGACTATCCGGTGGTGCAGGGCTGCCTGTTGTTCACGGCGGTGATCTACGTGCTGGTCAACCTCATCGTCGACCTCTGCTATCCGCTGTTCGATCCGAGAGTGACGGTTGCATGAGGATGCGCGCCAACACCGCGATCGGCGGCGTCCTGATTGCGCTCCTGCTTGGTGCGGCCGTCACTGGCGCCTTCTGGACGCCGTTCGACCCGCTCCGCATCAATTTGCGGGCACGGCTTCAGGCGCCATCGTCGTTGCACTGGCTCGGCACGGATGAATTCGGCCGTGATGTGCTCAGCCGCATCATGGTAGGGGCCGGCGCCAGCGTCGTCATCGCCTTTGTCACCGTGCTGCTTGCCGTTGCGGCCGGCATGGTGATCGGCTGCGCCGCCGGTTACGTCCGCGGCTGGGCGGATCGTATCATCATGGCGATCAACGATGCACTGCTCGCGTTCCCTGGCATCCTGCTGGCGCTGGCCGTGATGATCGTGGTCGGCGCCAACAAGGTCGGGCTGATCCTGGCGCTCGGTCTCGCCTACATCCCCTCGGTCGTCCGCGTGGGGCGCGGCACCGTGCTGTCGATCCGCGAGAAGGAATATGTCGAGGCCTCGCGCGTCATCGGAAACTCCGAGGTCTATTCGATGCTCCGCCACGTGATGCCGAATGCGATCGCGCCGTTGGCGGTGCTCGCGACCAGCATGTTCGGCTGGGTGCTGCTGGCCGAAAGCGCGCTGAGCTTCCTCGGCCTCGGCGTGCCGCCGCCAGCGCCGACCTGGGGCAACATGCTGGCGGCGAGCCGTCCGTTCATGGAGACGGCATCCTGGCTCTCGATTGCGCCGGGCCTCTGTATCGCGCTGACACTGCTCGGCATCAATCTGCTCGGCGATTCCCTGCGCGATCGCCTCGACCCCAGGATGGCGCACGGATGACGCTGCTGTCGGTCGAAAATC is from Bradyrhizobium xenonodulans and encodes:
- a CDS encoding ABC transporter permease; this translates as MLGYLARRLAMTVPTLLLVAIGVFALVRLIPGDPVQVMLGDAADPAQAAQLRAQLGLDQPMPVQFMHWIGKLAAGDFGHSITNNLAVLPLILDRFQVSAVIVLVAVAAAACIAVPAGLVAAWKQNSLLDLSVVGGATLLLSIPSFWLGLLLLLLFGLKLKWLPVIGYVPFAENVWQAATFIVLPIATLTMVEIGVLTRMARAASIEVLRLEYVTHARAKGVPEWRVLARHVLPNAFAPTWTLIGLVLGHLLGGIAVIETVFTLPGLGRLLVDSIFARDYPVVQGCLLFTAVIYVLVNLIVDLCYPLFDPRVTVA
- a CDS encoding C45 family autoproteolytic acyltransferase/hydolase — protein: MVEPFPLIEISGPPRERGRQYGQKAAGRIKKGTTHYFAQLKELSLDANGVAALVRDYLPVIEAFEPSYIEEMRGIAEGADIPFEDIVLLNARTEIIKLANPAIRARLKTPEDPDGCTGVVVMPQATANDRLIHAQNWDWKRECAETAVVLKVRRDDGPDLMTFTEAGALGRCGFNAVGIAITANYLESDRDYRRVGVPLALIRRKVLENEHLALAMRTVYCTQKSAANNMIVSHREGVAIDFECAPDETFQVHPQNGLLVHANHFVSPVALGKLKDTGIFNTPDSLYRDIRVRDLLQPHIGSITFDTVKNALFDEFAYPWSVCRPPRRNLSNNLSASVAMILMEPASGVMQAVPLPALNREFTTYKLEIDEIGRAAFERSAAAGAA
- a CDS encoding ABC transporter permease — translated: MRMRANTAIGGVLIALLLGAAVTGAFWTPFDPLRINLRARLQAPSSLHWLGTDEFGRDVLSRIMVGAGASVVIAFVTVLLAVAAGMVIGCAAGYVRGWADRIIMAINDALLAFPGILLALAVMIVVGANKVGLILALGLAYIPSVVRVGRGTVLSIREKEYVEASRVIGNSEVYSMLRHVMPNAIAPLAVLATSMFGWVLLAESALSFLGLGVPPPAPTWGNMLAASRPFMETASWLSIAPGLCIALTLLGINLLGDSLRDRLDPRMAHG
- a CDS encoding ABC transporter substrate-binding protein, which gives rise to MRRRRPSPPWALGLAALALLATLGKAGAETLLRTRLNADIRSTDPGTNRDANTDAVVAHIVEGLVAFRDDTSIGPMLAESWAVSNEGKTYTFRLRQGVKFHNGAAMTADDVVWSLKRWLDPATQWRCLSEFSATGIARIEKIEAPDAQTVAITLDQPTALFLPTLARPDCGQTAIIHRDSVGPDGKWITPVGTGPFKLGEWKRGQYMDLIRFDGYVSRSEPRTGYTGAKDVKVDRVRFNVIPDSSAAKAGLLSGSLDVIMSLSIPDLEELKSRPEVQLSITPALGLTGILFQTRDPLLKDVRIRRAIALSIDTAQIVDAVMMGTARPNNSALPLGSPFYSEAQSHGYTQNIAEAKKLLLEAGYRGQPIKMITNKRYSFVFDSSVLVQAMAQAVGINIELEVMDWAAQLDRYNRGDYQSMAFVYSARLDPSLSFEMLTGPKASQPRKVWDNPEGQEMLRQSMMIDDTAKRQALFDEMHKRFIADVPMIALFNGAELTALRKSIKGYAGWLYPEPRFWGVMVE